The following are encoded together in the Phaseolus vulgaris cultivar G19833 chromosome 9, P. vulgaris v2.0, whole genome shotgun sequence genome:
- the LOC137822296 gene encoding protein MAINTENANCE OF MERISTEMS-like, giving the protein MTITLDDVSSLLHLPILGQFPTYVPLEYNGVATILTELLGVEEARGKAEMRQCRGVHVRLSWLRDIYAECCAQEAWECAARAYLLHVVGCIIFADKSATSVSVSYLLLFNNLRMCGGYAWGAAALTHVYEQLKDASYFNTKQLGSYVTLVQAWIYEHFSGMGRRDINPSYDEAHPRAARYIVAHQICAVGDVRVQLDGLTHDDVIWTPYEDHRLSRSFETIYLFSGHLRLGNLLQRHMPERVLRQFGYEQSIPPSPMSTESPDAHVIDQRWLQFDHYLVTGLTAASSPSACVPEYMS; this is encoded by the exons ATGACCATCACACTTGATGATGTGTCATCTCTTTTACACCTCCCCATTTTGGGTCAATTCCCTACGTATGTGCCCTTAGAGTACAACGGAGTTGCAACTATTTTAACTGAGTTATTAGGGGTGGAGGAGGCTCGTGGGAAGGCTGAGATGAGGCAGTGTCGAGGCGTCCACGTACGATTGAGTTGGCTTCGAGATATATATGCGGAATGTTGCGCTCAAGAGGCTTGGGAGTGTGCTGCTAGAGCTTACTTGTTGCATGTGGTTGGATGCATTATTTTTGCAGATAAAAGTGCCACATCTGTATCTGTTTCGTACTTGTTGTTATTCAACAATCTTCGTATGTGCGGTGGATACGCATGGGGAGCAGCAGCACTTACACATGTATATGAGCAGTTGAAGGATGCCTCCTACTTTAACACAAAGCAGTTAGGCAGTTATGTGACACTTGTTCAG GCATGGATTTATGAGCACTTCTCGGGCATGGGAAGAAGGGATATTAATCCCTCATATGACGAGGCACATCCGCGGGCAGCACGATACATTGTTGCCCATCAGATTTGTGCGGTTGGTGATGTGCGGGTGCAGTTGGATGGGCTCACACACGATGACGTCATCTGGACTCCATATGAGGACCACAGATTGAGCAGGTCATTTGAGACCATTTATTTATTCTCGGGTCACCTACGATTGGGCAACTTATTACAGAGACATATGCCCGAGCGTGTGTTGCGCCAATTTGGCTACGAGCAGAGCATTCCACCATCACCGATGTCGACTGAGAGTCCTGATGCACATGTCATTGATCAAAGGTGGTTGCAATTTGATCACTACTTGGTGACAGGTTTGACAGCTGCTTCTAGTCCATCTGCATGTGTTCCTGAGTACATGTCTTAG